One Nicotiana sylvestris chromosome 12, ASM39365v2, whole genome shotgun sequence genomic window carries:
- the LOC138883978 gene encoding uncharacterized protein, whose protein sequence is MRGAGGKDELLMAYFSQRLSGASLEWYTRQDASRWYTWDDMAQAFARHFQYNIDIVPDRLSLTKVEKKPSESFREYGFRWRDQATRVNPPMEEDEMVKYFLQALEPTYYGHLISAIGKSFNDVVKMGEMVEEGLKSSKIVSYFAIKATTQAIQSGNGSLLGKKKKEDVAMFVSGSWHGQRGHDIEKYWHLKRAIQELIDTNQIVFQSPDAPNINQNPLPAHAETHMIEIVYKDGEPKKSSKSVMMIRASESNLVKAPDSTKAMPLTVEGMTEKPSSLNSKPPMLVVKGLSKDIGARPESSKVVVPGISSKPVIVVKGAPITPIIIKPVTQLPVVDAKAVPWNYKQVIVTYKGKEIEEEVNENGGLTRSGRCFTPEELRKAKPLKDSPMLVKKLVTEEEAEEFLKKMKIQDYSIVEQLKKTPAQISLLSLLIHSDEHRRVLMKILNKAHVPDKITVNHLEKIAGKIFEANRITFSDDELPMEGTEHNRALYLTVKCEDSIVSRVLVDNGYSANICPLSTLQKLKIGTERIHLNSVCVRGFDGGGKDSIGDIMLELSIGPVEFTMEFQVLDVAVSYNLLLGRLWIHAAKAVPSSLHQMVKFEWDRQEIVVHGDEDLSACNDTIVPFIEDEDDKGPWVY, encoded by the exons atgagaggcgctgggggaaaagatgaattaCTTATGGCATACTTCAGCCAAAGACTGAGTGGAGCAtctttagaatggtacacccgccaggatgccagcaggtggtatacctgggacgatatggctcaggcctttgcccggcactttcagtacaatatagacattgttccAGACCGCCTATCTCTGACCaaggtggaaaagaaacccagtgaaagctttagagaatatgggttccgatgGAGGGATCAAGCTACACgagtcaatcctccgatggaagaggacgagatggttaaatactttcttcaagccctggagcccacttactatggccacttgatctcagccattggtaagtcttttaatgatgtggtgaagatgggagaaatggtggaagagggGCTCAAGTCGAGTAAGATCGTGAGCTATTTTGCTataaaagcaaccacccaggcaatccagagtggtaacggaagtttgctaggcaagaagaagaaggaagatgttGCTATGTTTGTCTCCGGATCATGGCATGGCCAGAGGG ggcatgacatagagaagtatTGGCATTTGAAACGGGCAATCcaggagcttattgatacaaACCAAATTGTATTCCAAAGCCCAGATGCgccaaacatcaaccaaaaccctttgccagcccatgcagagacacacatgattgaaatagtttACAAGGACGGGGAGCCCAAAAAGTCTTCTaagtccgtcatgatgattcgggccagtGAAAGCAATTTGGTTAAAGCTCCAGACTCTACCAAAGCAATGCCCTTGACAGTTGAAGGGATGACAGAAAAGCCGAGCTCACTCAATTCAAAACCACCAATGTTGGTTGTGAAAGGGCTGTCGAAAGATATCGGGGCAAGGCCGGAAAGTTcaaaagtggtagtaccagggatTTCAAGTAAGCCTGTCATAGTTGTGAAAGGGGCTCCTATTACCCCTATCATCATTAAACCAGTAACCCAGCTGCCAGTGGTGGATGCCAAGGCTGTTCCGTGGAACTATAAACAAGTgatagtgacatacaaaggaaaagaaatagaggaAGAAGTTAATGAAAATGGAGGATTGACTCGTTCTGGGAGATGTTTCACCCCAGAGGAATTAAGGAAAGCCAAGCCACTCAAGGATAGCCCAATGCTAGTAAAGAAATTGGTCACcgaggaagaggctgaggagttcctgaaaaagatgaaaatacaggattattccattgtggagcaattAAAGAAAACACCAGCTcagatttctcttttgtctttgttgatacattcagatgaacatcgcagggtcttgatgaagattttgaataaggcacatgttcctgataagatcacagtgaaccacttggaaaagatagctggcAAGATCTTCGAAGCAAATAGGATCACTTTCTCGGACGATGAACTTCccatggagggtacagaacataaccgagctctttatctcacggtgaagtgtgaagattctattgtctcaagggttttggttgataatGGATATAGTGCGAATATTTGTCCCCTGTCTACTCTGCAGAAACTGAAGATTGGCACCGAAAGAATCCACTTGAACAGTGTGTGTGTTCGAGGCTTTGATGGGGGAGGTAAAGATTCTATTGGAGATATAATGCTCGAATTGTCAATAGGGCCTGttgagtttaccatggagttccaagtgttagatgtggctgtctcctacaatctgttgttgggcagGCTCTGGATACATGCTGCTAAGGCAGTCCCATCTTCTctgcaccaaatggtgaagtttgaatgggacaggcaggaaatagttgtgcacggtgaCGAGGACTTGTCAGCTTGTAATGACACAATTGTTCCGTTCATCGAAgatgaagatgataagggaccttggGTCTATTAG
- the LOC104216438 gene encoding lysine histidine transporter-like 8: MWRGVISSYSLIAMCLFPLAVGGYWAYGNLWCTHAHQILYSPLMIGMGWAMMPANGIIAAIAKYHQESTSKWVAGIIYMMVVIHRLCTFQIYAMIVFDNLEGIYVSRQHKACPRWLRSCIKPFFGGLTYFIIGGVSIFGKSGCLCGWHNVVIGSGLPLFYVDFNQKTNTKSFMWRFNMFLGCFCTRAGALWNLVVDGLDANFFRP; this comes from the exons ATGTGGAGAGGAGTTATATCTTCATACTCTTTAATTGCTATGTGTCTATTTCCCTTGGCTGTTGGAGGATATTGGGCTTATGGGAATCTG TGGTGCACCCATGCTCATCAAATCCTATATTCGCCGCTGATGATAGGGATGGGTTGGGCTATG ATGCCTGCGAATGGAATTATAGCTGCAATTGCCAAGTACCACCAAGAGAGCACATCAAAGTGGGTAGCAGGCATAATATACATGATGGTGGTGATCCATCGCTTATGCACCTTCCAAATCTATGCCATGATTGTCTTCGACAACTTGGAAGGAATATACGTAAGTAGGCAGCACAAGGCGTGCCCGAGGTGGCTCAGATCATGCATCAAGCCCTTCTTCGGCGGATTGACATATTTTATTATCGGTGGCGTTTCCATTTTTGGGAAGTCTGGCTGCCTTTGTGGGTGGCATAACGTTGTCATTGGCTCTGGTTTACCCTTGTTTTATGTGGATTTCAATCAGAAAACCAACACGAAAAGCTTCATGTGGCGTTTCAACATGTTTCTTGGGTGTTTTTGTACAAGAGCTGGTGCATTATGGAATCTGGTGGTTGATGGATTGGACGCCAACTTCTTTAGGCCTTAG
- the LOC104216434 gene encoding uncharacterized protein: MPKKMGVNSKAEEARSRKSAAESERKERESREKEEQYWREAEGAKSRAAKKREEEAEKRAEAAAKKAEVRRLAELEEKELEKSMKKPDKKANRVAIPVPKVTEAELRRRKEEEQAALAKKAEEDKRKQSRMAGEDEYEKLVLVTNTNRDDSIVEASTVEEAIAHLAVTDNLPVDKHPEKRLKASFKAFEEVELRRLKEEKPGLTHTQYKDLIWKLWKKSPDNPLNQIADKP; the protein is encoded by the exons ATGCCGAAGAAAATGGGAGTGAACAGCAAAGCCGAAGAAGCTAGGTCTCGGAAGAGCGCCGCGGAATCGGAACGCAAAGAGCGTGAATCTCGAGAGAAAGAAGAACAGTACTGGCGCGAAGCCGAGGGAGCTAAGTCACGCGCCGCGAAGAAACGCGAAGAAGAAGCTGAGAAGCGCGCCGAGGCAGCTGCCAAAAAAGCCGAGGTGCGTCGGCTTGCCGAGCTGGAAGAGAAAGAGCTGGAGAAGTCAATGAAGAAGCCGGATAAGAAAGCTAATCGAGTCGCCATTCCGGTGCCAAAGGTAACGGAGGCGGAACTCCGGCGGAGAAAGGAGGAGGAGCAAGCGGCTTTAGCGAAGAAGGCGGAGGAGGACAAGCGGAAACAAAGCCGTATGGCTGGGGAGGACGAGTATGAAAAATTAGTACTTGTAACAAATACGAATCGGGATGATTCGATTGTAGAGGCTAGTACTGTGGAGGAAGCAATTGCTCATTTGGCTGTTACTGATAATTTGCCTGTTGATAAACATCCTGAGAAGAGACTCAAAGCATCCTTTAAG GCTTTTGAGGAAGTTGAGCTACGTAGGCTGAAGGAGGAGAAGCCAGGTTTGACGCACACTCAATACAAAGACTTGATTTGGAAGCTATGGAAGAAATCTCCGGATAATCCTCTGAACCAG ATTGCAGACAAACCATAA